In Candidatus Flexicrinis affinis, the following are encoded in one genomic region:
- a CDS encoding NAD(P)/FAD-dependent oxidoreductase has translation MAEKRILIIGAGIAGLAAGCYARMNGYDVQILEQHTLPGGLCMSWKRKDYIFDGCIHYLFGTAPGNSFYRMWEELGAIQGRTMISHTEYQHITDGQRTLIVYADPDQLEAHMLELSPQDAGPIKALCRGIRHFQTFDLGVLYDRPRNLMTGNEWRRFGMKMMPFLPAMLRWGISAKQFAQRFRDPFLRRAVPQMFSWEDAPVMMGMMLLAYQHTGNAAYPQGGSLEFAQAIEKRFLALGGRVEYNAQVERILTRDGRAAGVRLYDDREIEADYVISAADGRRTIFHLLDGEYADAKVRRMYDGHLPMHTQVQVSLGVKRDMREHPHWTTYLLDKPMTLIGDPRSEIGVKHYSFDPTLAPEGKSVVQVMMRSDYHYWDNIHGRRLYDTEQRQVTDLLLARIEAWHPGITADVEFKDEATPLTYERFTGNWQGATCGWLLTPETMRMLIFGVKRTLPGLKNFWMAGQWVEPGGSVPMAAASGRTAIQLICAQEGKPFTATVPSGTPPVYAPADTEAVHA, from the coding sequence GTGGCGGAGAAACGCATTCTGATCATCGGCGCGGGGATCGCCGGTCTTGCGGCCGGATGCTATGCCCGCATGAACGGCTACGACGTGCAAATCCTCGAGCAGCACACCCTGCCCGGCGGCCTGTGCATGTCGTGGAAGCGCAAGGACTACATCTTCGACGGCTGTATCCACTACCTGTTCGGCACGGCGCCGGGCAATTCGTTCTACCGCATGTGGGAGGAACTCGGCGCGATTCAGGGCCGCACGATGATCTCTCATACCGAGTATCAGCACATCACCGACGGCCAGCGCACGCTGATCGTGTACGCCGACCCGGACCAGCTCGAAGCGCACATGCTCGAACTGTCGCCGCAGGATGCCGGCCCGATCAAGGCGCTGTGCCGGGGAATTCGTCACTTCCAGACGTTCGATCTCGGTGTGTTGTACGACAGGCCGCGCAATCTGATGACGGGCAACGAGTGGCGGCGGTTCGGCATGAAGATGATGCCGTTCCTGCCCGCCATGCTGCGCTGGGGCATCTCGGCCAAGCAGTTCGCCCAGCGCTTCCGCGACCCGTTCCTACGCCGCGCCGTCCCGCAGATGTTCTCGTGGGAGGACGCGCCGGTGATGATGGGCATGATGCTGTTGGCCTATCAACATACCGGCAACGCCGCCTACCCGCAGGGCGGCTCGCTGGAGTTCGCGCAGGCGATCGAAAAGCGCTTCCTGGCGCTGGGAGGGCGCGTCGAGTACAACGCGCAGGTCGAGCGCATCCTTACGCGCGACGGGCGTGCCGCCGGCGTGCGCCTGTACGACGACCGGGAGATCGAGGCCGACTATGTCATCTCCGCTGCGGACGGACGGCGCACGATCTTTCACCTGTTGGACGGCGAGTACGCCGACGCCAAGGTGCGCCGGATGTATGACGGTCACCTGCCGATGCACACGCAGGTACAGGTCTCGCTCGGTGTCAAACGCGATATGCGCGAGCATCCGCATTGGACAACCTACCTGCTCGACAAGCCGATGACGCTGATCGGCGACCCGCGCAGTGAGATCGGCGTCAAACACTACAGCTTCGACCCGACACTGGCGCCGGAAGGCAAGTCGGTCGTGCAGGTGATGATGCGCTCGGACTACCACTACTGGGACAACATCCACGGCCGGCGTCTGTACGACACCGAACAGCGGCAGGTGACCGATCTGCTGCTGGCACGGATCGAGGCGTGGCATCCCGGCATCACCGCCGACGTCGAGTTCAAGGATGAGGCCACGCCGCTGACTTATGAACGATTCACCGGCAACTGGCAGGGCGCGACATGCGGTTGGCTCCTCACGCCGGAAACGATGCGCATGCTGATCTTCGGCGTCAAGCGCACGCTGCCCGGCCTGAAGAACTTCTGGATGGCCGGCCAGTGGGTCGAGCCGGGCGGCAGTGTGCCGATGGCCGCCGCGTCCGGCCGCACCGCGATCCAGCTCATCTGCGCGCAGGAGGGCAAACCATTCACCGCGACCGTGCCGTCGGGCACTCCGCCTGTCTACGCCCCCGCGGATACGGAAGCCGTTCACGCCTGA
- a CDS encoding ATP-binding protein, translating into MQSTSSADLAAGGPCALCGAADSICQGLGVIRYDVPMDDPRWGKLHRCPNFPVERDVERQNRLRALSNLDALSDKTFAAFQTELPMHTPAERGSLAMALSVARSFADNPAGKWILLQGPYGCGKTHLAAAIGLQRLQHGDVVLFITTPDLLDHLRVSYGEEADGGYDETFDRIRGCDLLILDDLGVENPSAWAKEKLFQLLNHRYMHRLPTVITTNAELERLDPRISSRLHDVDHASRVIIDAPDYRNTDVDQRDHLTSSLSLHREQTFETFDSRSGLSVEEQRNLVNVANAAVAYAQNPNGRWLVLAGGPGTGKTHLAAAIGLYREQMRDDVFFITVSDLLDDLRTTFSPGAASTFDQRFNKVKNVGLLILDDLSSTGHTEWAREKLFQLIDYRYVKRLPTVVTLGDFERLNERLQVRLLDERLCARFEVTVPPYVMRQRRR; encoded by the coding sequence ATGCAGAGTACTTCGAGCGCTGATCTTGCCGCGGGCGGCCCGTGCGCGCTGTGCGGCGCGGCCGACTCGATCTGTCAGGGGCTGGGCGTTATCCGCTACGACGTCCCGATGGACGACCCGCGCTGGGGCAAGCTGCACCGCTGCCCGAATTTCCCCGTCGAGCGCGATGTCGAACGCCAGAACCGCCTGCGTGCGCTGAGCAATCTCGACGCCCTTTCGGACAAGACCTTCGCCGCCTTCCAGACCGAGCTCCCCATGCATACTCCGGCCGAGCGCGGTTCGCTGGCGATGGCGCTCAGCGTCGCCCGCAGCTTTGCCGACAACCCCGCCGGCAAGTGGATTCTGCTGCAAGGCCCGTACGGATGCGGCAAGACCCACCTCGCCGCCGCTATCGGCTTGCAGCGGCTTCAACACGGCGATGTCGTCCTGTTCATCACCACGCCCGACCTGCTCGATCACCTGCGCGTGAGCTACGGCGAGGAAGCCGACGGCGGCTACGACGAGACGTTCGACCGCATCCGCGGCTGCGACCTGCTCATCCTCGACGACCTCGGCGTCGAGAACCCGAGCGCATGGGCGAAAGAGAAGCTGTTCCAGCTTCTGAATCACCGCTACATGCACCGACTTCCGACGGTCATCACCACCAATGCCGAACTGGAACGGCTCGACCCGCGCATCAGCTCGCGCCTGCACGACGTCGACCACGCCAGTCGCGTGATCATCGACGCGCCGGATTACCGCAACACCGACGTCGACCAGCGCGACCACCTGACCAGCAGCCTATCGCTCCACCGCGAACAGACCTTCGAAACGTTCGACTCGAGAAGCGGCCTGTCTGTCGAAGAACAGCGCAACCTCGTCAACGTCGCCAACGCGGCTGTCGCCTATGCGCAGAACCCCAACGGTCGCTGGCTCGTGCTGGCGGGCGGCCCCGGCACCGGCAAGACGCATCTCGCCGCCGCTATCGGCTTGTATCGCGAACAGATGCGCGACGACGTGTTCTTTATCACCGTGTCGGACCTGCTCGACGACCTGCGCACGACCTTCTCGCCCGGCGCCGCCTCGACCTTCGACCAACGGTTCAACAAGGTCAAGAACGTCGGCCTGCTGATCCTCGACGACTTGAGCAGCACCGGCCATACCGAATGGGCTCGCGAGAAACTGTTCCAGCTCATCGACTACCGCTACGTCAAACGCCTTCCGACGGTCGTCACGCTGGGCGATTTCGAGCGCCTCAACGAGCGCCTGCAGGTCCGCTTGCTGGACGAACGGCTGTGCGCGCGCTTCGAAGTGACCGTCCCTCCGTACGTCATGCGCCAACGCCGGAGATAA
- a CDS encoding ABC transporter ATP-binding protein: MVAAAAEFVTQRPYQSDRRSPVRFIWSHVRRQPVLIITMLIGAISNAALASAIPYFTGQAFNAMLADQTQAVMQTIGSIALALFASQLIRSVLQLMRNGSAETFSQRLERDVRDELYASLLGKSMSFHDSQAVGEIMARVTNDVREVNFFMNPGMNLLIGSSMFLIMPIIFSPGIHPALILTPLTFVSLHIIVQYIFVRRLHPIAQQVRRNFGLMNARLAEALDGLQIIKGSAQEQQESDRFDGLVDEVKSAFIRQGRIEAQYFSNLLLPLSIAAGLIHSALLYQQGLIDIGGIVTYNGLLSLFGFPVFTSLNSLSRLALGLASAQRILAIINTETDLDRNEAGHSAPVHGDVVFEHVDFGYDPDNLVLHDISFTAQAGQTVAIVGQTGAGKSTVTKLINRIYDTRRGRVTVDGVDVRQWNLKALRAQISIIEQDIFLYSRTIAENIAFGKPDASMEEIIEAAKQAQAHDFITGFEHGYETVIGQRGVTLSGGQRQRLAIARAFLTNPPILILDDSTSAIDSATEDRIQRAIYAAAKGRTTLLITHRLSQIRWADHIVVLRNGRVVAQGAHEQLLAESDAYRRIFARYEGESQSPDVSVQTGAG, translated from the coding sequence ATGGTCGCAGCTGCAGCCGAATTCGTGACGCAACGTCCCTATCAGTCCGACCGCCGGTCGCCCGTTCGCTTCATCTGGAGCCACGTCCGCCGTCAGCCGGTGCTTATCATCACCATGTTGATCGGGGCGATCAGCAACGCGGCGCTGGCTTCGGCCATACCCTATTTCACGGGGCAGGCGTTCAACGCCATGCTCGCCGACCAGACGCAGGCCGTCATGCAGACGATCGGCTCGATCGCGCTGGCGCTGTTTGCCTCGCAGCTCATTCGCAGCGTGCTGCAGCTCATGCGCAACGGCTCCGCCGAAACGTTCAGCCAGCGCCTCGAACGCGACGTCCGCGACGAGTTGTACGCCAGCCTGCTTGGCAAAAGCATGTCGTTCCACGATAGTCAGGCCGTGGGGGAGATCATGGCCCGCGTCACCAACGACGTGCGCGAGGTCAACTTCTTTATGAACCCCGGCATGAACCTGCTTATCGGAAGCAGCATGTTCCTGATCATGCCGATTATTTTCTCGCCGGGCATCCACCCCGCGCTGATCCTTACGCCGCTGACGTTTGTCAGCCTGCACATTATCGTCCAATACATCTTCGTCCGCCGTCTCCACCCGATCGCGCAGCAGGTGCGCCGCAACTTCGGCCTCATGAACGCCCGCTTGGCCGAGGCGCTCGACGGCCTGCAGATCATCAAGGGTTCTGCGCAGGAACAGCAGGAATCGGATCGCTTCGACGGCCTCGTGGACGAGGTCAAGAGCGCGTTCATCCGGCAGGGCCGAATCGAGGCGCAGTACTTCTCGAACCTGCTGCTGCCCCTGTCTATCGCCGCCGGCCTCATTCACTCGGCGCTGTTGTACCAGCAAGGGCTGATCGACATCGGCGGTATCGTCACCTACAACGGCCTGCTGTCGCTGTTCGGTTTCCCGGTGTTCACGTCGCTCAACTCGCTGTCGCGCCTCGCGCTCGGCCTCGCCAGCGCCCAACGCATTCTGGCGATCATCAACACCGAGACCGACCTCGACCGCAACGAAGCGGGGCACAGCGCGCCCGTCCACGGCGATGTCGTGTTCGAGCACGTCGACTTCGGCTACGACCCCGACAACCTTGTGCTCCACGACATCTCGTTCACTGCGCAGGCGGGCCAAACGGTCGCCATCGTCGGCCAGACAGGCGCGGGCAAGTCGACCGTCACCAAGCTCATCAACCGCATCTACGACACGCGCCGCGGCCGGGTCACCGTCGACGGCGTGGACGTGCGCCAGTGGAACCTGAAAGCCCTGCGCGCGCAGATCAGCATTATCGAGCAGGACATCTTCCTCTACAGCCGCACCATCGCCGAGAACATCGCCTTCGGCAAGCCCGACGCGTCGATGGAGGAGATTATCGAGGCCGCCAAGCAGGCGCAGGCGCATGACTTCATCACCGGCTTCGAGCACGGCTACGAGACGGTCATCGGCCAGCGCGGCGTGACCCTCTCCGGCGGGCAGCGCCAGCGCCTCGCCATCGCCCGCGCCTTCCTGACCAACCCGCCCATTCTGATCCTCGACGACTCCACCAGCGCCATCGACAGCGCCACCGAGGACCGAATCCAGCGCGCGATCTATGCCGCCGCCAAGGGCCGCACCACCCTCCTGATCACGCACCGTCTCAGCCAAATCCGCTGGGCCGATCACATTGTGGTGCTGCGCAACGGGCGCGTCGTGGCGCAAGGCGCGCATGAGCAGCTTCTGGCCGAGAGCGACGCCTACCGGCGCATCTTCGCGCGCTACGAAGGCGAATCGCAGAGCCCCGACGTCAGCGTCCAAACCGGCGCCGGCTAG
- a CDS encoding bifunctional nuclease family protein — MIEVTIDSVRVSLTTQQRIVVLKDNTSDRYLAIFIGPFEADAITYELQEIAQRRPLTHDLLKTVIEELGGTLAYVLISDIKDDIYFARLVINLGDDRRVEIDSRSSDAIALAVRVRVPIFVAESVLDRAGIRPESDIEVDVEAEDVETDEPPVDTRKLSAFADFLDTLDLEDLGDDDK, encoded by the coding sequence ATGATCGAAGTAACGATAGACAGCGTGCGCGTCAGTTTGACGACGCAGCAGCGGATTGTGGTGCTGAAGGACAACACGTCCGACCGCTACCTTGCCATCTTCATCGGGCCGTTCGAGGCGGACGCAATCACCTACGAGCTGCAGGAGATCGCGCAGCGCCGGCCGCTGACCCACGACCTGCTCAAGACCGTCATCGAGGAATTGGGCGGAACGCTGGCGTACGTGCTCATCAGCGACATCAAGGACGACATCTATTTCGCCCGTCTGGTCATCAACCTCGGTGACGACCGCCGCGTCGAGATCGACAGCCGTTCGAGCGACGCCATTGCGTTGGCGGTGCGCGTCCGCGTGCCGATCTTCGTGGCCGAGTCGGTGCTGGATCGCGCTGGAATCCGCCCCGAGAGCGACATCGAAGTCGATGTCGAAGCCGAGGACGTGGAAACCGACGAGCCGCCGGTCGATACCCGCAAGCTCAGCGCGTTCGCCGATTTTCTCGATACGCTCGATCTCGAAGACTTGGGCGACGACGACAAGTAA
- a CDS encoding PaaI family thioesterase, whose amino-acid sequence MDSTTEIQTLLAGQPQPVCAQLTPFRVLFADGDAGIVRVEFSPQPAFENHFGNIQGGFSVAMMDVVVSLAAFVKTRQWIPTVEIKTSFVTPMPIAPAVGEGQVLRSGRSVTFVEGKLFAADGTLAVHATATLMAAKT is encoded by the coding sequence ATGGACTCTACGACCGAGATTCAGACGCTGCTCGCCGGCCAACCTCAGCCCGTATGCGCGCAGTTGACGCCATTCCGCGTCCTATTTGCAGACGGAGACGCCGGAATTGTGCGCGTCGAATTTTCCCCACAGCCGGCCTTTGAGAATCATTTTGGAAACATACAGGGCGGATTCAGCGTCGCCATGATGGATGTCGTCGTATCGCTAGCGGCGTTCGTCAAAACTCGCCAATGGATACCCACCGTCGAGATCAAGACCAGCTTCGTCACACCCATGCCCATCGCGCCGGCCGTCGGCGAGGGACAGGTACTGCGTTCGGGCCGAAGCGTGACGTTTGTCGAAGGCAAACTCTTCGCCGCCGACGGGACACTCGCTGTTCACGCGACTGCGACCCTTATGGCCGCGAAAACGTAG
- a CDS encoding PAS domain S-box protein — protein MTQPPSSRPKAVSTSTTVPVWLAAYLEAALDGIIVLDASTGKVTDANPAALALLGHESATVRAAHFSELLPWGTANLRTQISRRFRLDGQVAEAQVFRRADDSPVECDVAATPVNIAGRELVVLHLRDASGRVDAQREQLDHERNQMLTELDETIAKRTEEFVAHVSHELRTPLAVILSSSSMLERYYLRLNETKRDEHFRRIHTQVHYLTEFIDKLRLLSRLDASLIPVRREMIDAREVVQELISEFANSPRLPHFHLAYSEGVDRVTLDGTLWKRALAQLIDNAVKYGPIGGAVTIQLRRRIDGLLEATITDHGPGLPDDYLPVAFKPFKRGDNSREIQGAGIGLVIARRCAQMLSGTVTFDQDPVRGTVFTLLVPVD, from the coding sequence ATGACCCAACCCCCTTCCTCGCGTCCCAAGGCCGTCAGTACATCGACGACTGTCCCAGTTTGGCTTGCCGCTTACCTCGAGGCGGCGCTTGACGGGATCATCGTATTGGACGCGAGCACAGGCAAAGTCACCGACGCCAACCCCGCCGCGCTCGCGCTGCTCGGCCACGAGAGCGCCACCGTGCGCGCCGCGCATTTCTCGGAACTGCTGCCGTGGGGAACGGCGAACCTGCGCACGCAGATCTCGCGCCGGTTTCGCCTCGACGGACAAGTGGCCGAGGCGCAGGTGTTCCGCCGCGCCGACGACAGCCCGGTCGAGTGCGATGTCGCGGCCACGCCCGTCAACATCGCTGGCCGCGAGCTGGTGGTGCTGCACCTGCGCGATGCCAGTGGGCGGGTAGACGCGCAGCGCGAACAGCTCGACCACGAGCGCAATCAGATGCTCACCGAGCTGGATGAAACGATCGCCAAGCGCACGGAGGAGTTTGTCGCGCATGTGTCGCACGAGCTGCGTACGCCGCTGGCGGTCATCCTGTCCTCGTCGTCGATGTTGGAACGCTACTATCTGAGGCTGAACGAAACCAAGCGCGACGAGCACTTCCGGCGTATCCACACGCAGGTCCATTACCTGACCGAATTCATCGACAAACTGCGCCTGCTCAGCCGCCTCGACGCATCGCTGATCCCGGTCCGCCGCGAGATGATCGACGCGCGCGAAGTGGTGCAGGAACTGATCTCGGAGTTCGCCAACAGCCCCCGCTTGCCGCACTTTCACTTGGCGTACAGCGAAGGGGTCGATCGGGTGACGCTCGACGGCACGCTTTGGAAACGCGCACTGGCCCAACTGATCGACAACGCGGTGAAGTACGGCCCGATCGGCGGCGCAGTGACGATTCAGCTTCGGCGGCGCATCGACGGCCTGTTGGAAGCGACCATCACCGACCACGGCCCCGGCCTGCCAGACGACTACTTGCCGGTCGCGTTCAAGCCGTTCAAACGCGGCGACAACAGCCGCGAGATTCAGGGCGCCGGCATCGGCCTCGTCATCGCGCGGCGGTGCGCCCAAATGCTGAGCGGCACCGTCACGTTCGACCAAGACCCGGTGCGCGGTACGGTCTTCACACTGCTCGTCCCCGTCGACTGA
- the dnaB gene encoding replicative DNA helicase gives MTDSVPRGTSNELSVPASIEAEQALLGAVLIAPASYINVASYVREDDFFLLRHQHIWAAMSRLSERREPIDLLTVSEELDAAQQLGIIGGAAYLAQLANSSPTSIHAEFYAQLVERAAVRRRLLKAADEMKAVAADETLDLDSVIGKAETALYNVTDRQIRRDFIQMDEAVNQYFDRIEHLINNPHDQYGVPSGFQDLDQLLGGFQRTDLVIFAGRPGMGKTSFLLSAALNAARLNRTIAVFSMEMGSDQLVQRLVSMETGINSQALRLGRLTQGEYQRFVEAAGRLSRLPIFFDQTSQLTPIELRTKCRRLQHEFGLDMVVIDYLQLMSAGGNFQNNRVQEISYISRALKELARELNVPLFSASQLSRAVESRQDKRPQLSDLRESGCLSGDARVTMADGTTLPIRALAGRSGFAVRALNIETHAFERAEVSAAFCTGIKPVFRLITADGRTIRATANHKFLTPDGWTRLDALRTGMSIAVPMAVEARAVEPAGFAAPRQTSAAPVAAAWESIAEIAAEGWTDVYDLTVPGHHNFVANDIVVHNSIEQDADVVMFLYRDSVYNRETEFPNQADVIVAKHRNGRTDTVHLYFDSALTKFMDAAVKKVDLGDQR, from the coding sequence ATGACTGACTCTGTTCCCCGCGGTACCTCAAACGAATTGTCCGTCCCTGCCTCGATCGAGGCGGAGCAGGCGCTGCTTGGCGCGGTGTTGATCGCGCCGGCGTCGTACATCAATGTCGCTTCGTACGTGCGCGAGGACGACTTTTTCCTGCTGCGCCACCAGCACATCTGGGCCGCGATGAGCCGGCTGTCCGAGCGCCGCGAGCCGATCGACTTGCTGACCGTGTCCGAAGAGCTGGACGCGGCCCAACAGTTGGGAATCATCGGCGGGGCGGCCTATCTGGCGCAGCTTGCCAACAGCTCGCCCACCTCGATCCATGCCGAGTTCTACGCGCAGTTGGTTGAACGCGCCGCCGTGCGCCGCCGCCTGCTCAAGGCCGCCGACGAGATGAAAGCCGTCGCCGCCGACGAAACGCTCGACCTCGACAGCGTCATCGGCAAGGCCGAGACCGCGCTCTACAACGTCACGGATCGCCAGATCCGGCGCGATTTCATTCAGATGGACGAGGCGGTCAACCAGTACTTCGACCGCATCGAGCACCTCATCAACAACCCGCACGACCAGTACGGCGTGCCCAGCGGCTTTCAGGACCTCGATCAACTGCTGGGCGGCTTCCAGCGCACCGACCTCGTCATCTTCGCGGGACGCCCCGGCATGGGTAAGACATCGTTCTTGCTCTCGGCGGCGCTCAATGCCGCGCGCCTCAACCGCACGATTGCCGTGTTCAGCATGGAAATGGGCAGCGATCAGCTCGTGCAGCGTCTGGTGTCGATGGAGACCGGCATAAACAGTCAGGCGCTCCGGCTTGGCCGCCTGACGCAGGGCGAATACCAACGGTTTGTCGAGGCGGCAGGGCGGCTCAGCCGTCTGCCGATCTTCTTCGATCAGACCAGCCAGCTCACGCCCATCGAACTGCGCACGAAGTGCCGCCGCTTGCAGCACGAGTTCGGCCTCGATATGGTGGTCATCGACTACCTGCAGCTCATGTCCGCCGGCGGCAATTTCCAGAATAACCGCGTGCAGGAAATCAGCTACATCAGCCGCGCGCTGAAGGAACTTGCCCGCGAATTGAACGTGCCGCTGTTCAGCGCGTCCCAGCTTTCGCGCGCGGTCGAGAGCCGGCAGGACAAGCGCCCGCAGCTTTCCGACCTGCGCGAGTCCGGTTGTTTGTCCGGCGACGCGCGGGTCACGATGGCCGACGGCACGACCCTGCCGATCCGCGCGCTGGCGGGGCGTTCGGGCTTCGCCGTCCGCGCGCTCAACATCGAGACGCACGCATTCGAGCGTGCCGAGGTCAGTGCGGCGTTCTGCACCGGGATCAAGCCGGTCTTCCGCCTGATCACGGCGGACGGGCGGACGATCCGCGCCACGGCCAACCACAAATTCCTGACGCCGGACGGCTGGACACGCCTCGATGCCCTGCGAACGGGTATGTCGATTGCCGTGCCCATGGCGGTCGAGGCGCGCGCGGTCGAACCGGCCGGATTCGCCGCCCCGCGGCAGACGTCTGCTGCACCCGTCGCCGCCGCATGGGAATCCATCGCGGAGATCGCCGCCGAGGGCTGGACGGACGTCTACGACCTCACCGTGCCGGGGCATCACAACTTCGTCGCCAACGACATCGTCGTTCACAACAGCATCGAGCAGGACGCCGACGTGGTGATGTTCCTCTACCGCGACTCGGTCTACAACCGGGAGACGGAGTTCCCCAATCAGGCCGACGTGATCGTCGCCAAGCACCGCAACGGCCGCACCGATACGGTACACTTGTACTTCGACTCGGCGCTGACCAAGTTCATGGACGCTGCGGTGAAGAAAGTCGACCTTGGGGATCAGCGATGA
- a CDS encoding pyridoxamine 5'-phosphate oxidase family protein yields the protein MANPKHEQVNYVRRRDRAVEDDAWIVEFLQRAAVGTTATAVGDQPFVNTNLFVYDAERDCIYIHTAMAGRTRSNFEQPEPVRVCFSVMEMGRLLPADEALEFSVEYAGVAVFGTGCVIEDDAEATEALQLLLDKYAPHLIPGEDYRPPVVEELRRTTVMRIDIESWSGKKKEVGDFEGAYWYAAPSILASVRARNAK from the coding sequence ATGGCAAATCCGAAACACGAGCAGGTCAACTACGTCCGGCGGCGCGACCGCGCTGTGGAAGACGACGCATGGATTGTCGAGTTCTTGCAGCGCGCGGCAGTCGGTACCACGGCGACAGCGGTCGGAGATCAGCCGTTCGTCAACACGAACCTGTTCGTATATGACGCCGAACGCGACTGCATCTACATTCACACCGCAATGGCCGGGCGCACGCGTTCCAACTTCGAGCAACCAGAGCCGGTCAGGGTGTGCTTTTCGGTGATGGAGATGGGGCGTCTGCTGCCTGCCGACGAGGCGTTGGAGTTCAGCGTCGAGTATGCCGGCGTGGCCGTGTTCGGCACGGGATGCGTGATCGAGGACGACGCCGAGGCGACCGAAGCCCTGCAACTGCTGTTGGACAAATACGCGCCGCATCTGATCCCCGGCGAGGATTATCGCCCGCCGGTGGTCGAAGAACTGCGCCGGACGACGGTCATGCGCATCGACATCGAGTCGTGGAGCGGGAAGAAGAAGGAAGTGGGCGATTTCGAGGGCGCGTACTGGTATGCCGCGCCGTCGATTCTGGCGTCGGTGAGGGCGCGGAACGCGAAGTAG
- a CDS encoding GNAT family N-acetyltransferase, with translation MVSSVTPLTVVPYERRYRAEVLDLISYSYQRHVHLDWYDADEWLDHIGGIVQLAWRGTHLVGMLGASYPTDGMAWLRLAALADGVHEQEVMDRLWVPLVDAMVVAGVRQCWVLALEPWLDYALAPLGLRQVEMLVTLRREGAALPPVDSHGVTLHTATIDDVEEMTAIDQAAFAPPYPMSAHDMRRAYRTSAISTVARLDGRMVGFQISTRHGDQGHLARLAVLPELQGHGIGVLLTRECVAAFLRRQVDAVSVNTQASNTRSLKTYQALGFARTGYDLPIYAATFA, from the coding sequence ATGGTGAGCAGCGTCACGCCGTTGACGGTCGTCCCCTACGAGCGCCGGTACCGTGCCGAAGTGCTCGACCTGATTAGCTACAGCTATCAGCGGCACGTGCATCTCGACTGGTACGACGCCGACGAGTGGCTCGACCATATCGGCGGAATCGTCCAGTTGGCGTGGCGCGGGACGCATCTGGTCGGCATGCTCGGCGCATCCTATCCGACCGATGGCATGGCGTGGTTGAGGCTGGCCGCGCTGGCCGACGGCGTCCACGAGCAGGAGGTCATGGATCGCCTGTGGGTGCCGCTGGTCGATGCGATGGTGGTCGCTGGCGTCCGCCAGTGCTGGGTGTTGGCGCTCGAGCCGTGGCTCGACTACGCGCTGGCCCCGCTCGGCTTGCGACAGGTCGAAATGCTGGTCACACTGCGCCGCGAGGGCGCTGCGCTCCCGCCCGTCGACTCCCATGGCGTGACGCTCCACACCGCGACGATCGACGATGTGGAAGAAATGACCGCTATCGACCAAGCCGCCTTTGCGCCGCCGTACCCGATGAGCGCGCACGACATGCGGCGGGCGTACCGGACGTCCGCGATCTCCACCGTCGCGCGCCTCGATGGCCGGATGGTCGGCTTCCAGATCAGCACGCGGCACGGCGATCAGGGGCATCTGGCCCGGCTTGCCGTCCTGCCCGAGCTGCAGGGCCACGGCATCGGCGTGCTGCTCACGCGCGAGTGCGTGGCGGCTTTCCTGCGCCGCCAAGTCGACGCCGTGTCGGTCAATACGCAGGCCAGCAATACGCGCTCACTCAAGACCTACCAAGCCCTCGGCTTCGCACGCACCGGCTACGATCTCCCGATCTACGCCGCGACGTTCGCGTAG
- a CDS encoding DnaD domain protein, with protein MTRITPPFPDVLGASGLPDAIPGGLLSAIDSLAELKMTLFCIWAFSQHDPVGGLYWLRKADIDTHRKVHGLEESAAVEGLARAVARGTLLPVYANAPDGGIELVWVLHTPGASAAVGSGDCAARLDAAGQLIILPPRPSVFKLYEENIGPLTGLIGEELVALSDDFSEAWLREAIQIAVEREKRSLAYVRGVLRRWRKEGKRREADQRSSERDGRTATGKYAEYFER; from the coding sequence ATGACGCGAATCACACCCCCGTTCCCCGATGTGCTGGGCGCGTCCGGCCTGCCGGATGCCATTCCCGGCGGCCTGTTGTCCGCGATCGATTCGCTGGCCGAACTCAAGATGACCCTGTTCTGCATCTGGGCCTTCAGCCAGCATGACCCGGTCGGCGGGCTGTATTGGCTGCGCAAAGCCGACATCGACACGCACCGCAAAGTGCACGGGTTGGAGGAATCCGCCGCGGTCGAAGGGCTGGCGCGCGCCGTCGCACGCGGTACACTTCTGCCTGTCTACGCCAACGCGCCGGACGGCGGGATCGAACTGGTGTGGGTGCTGCATACGCCGGGCGCTTCGGCGGCCGTCGGCAGTGGGGACTGCGCCGCGCGCCTCGACGCGGCCGGCCAATTGATCATCCTGCCGCCGCGCCCCAGCGTGTTCAAACTGTACGAAGAAAACATCGGCCCGCTCACCGGCTTGATCGGCGAGGAACTGGTGGCGCTCAGCGACGACTTCAGCGAAGCGTGGCTGCGCGAGGCAATCCAGATCGCCGTCGAGCGCGAAAAGCGCAGTCTGGCGTATGTTCGGGGGGTGCTGCGGCGCTGGCGCAAGGAGGGTAAGCGGCGTGAGGCGGATCAACGATCTTCTGAGCGGGATGGGCGCACCGCAACCGGAAAATATGCAGAGTACTTCGAGCGCTGA